A window from Heteronotia binoei isolate CCM8104 ecotype False Entrance Well chromosome 15, APGP_CSIRO_Hbin_v1, whole genome shotgun sequence encodes these proteins:
- the CDC42EP5 gene encoding cdc42 effector protein 5 produces MPILKQSPVSHSKKRPRLDRAMISAPLGDFRHTMHIGRGGDAFGDTSFLSNHGGPKANGLALDISGSPERLSISGADSGPFELLSPPGRGNGVIQSPATSTPEGSYVVLQGPEMAAQQPQAPANGAGWDLHQKISLESSTLEYGESLLSFQLDLGPSILDEVLGVMDRDWDSIKDLDQVPVRNESASPVGHHLHHAVDDEDDDEDEDEDMGQGYSFEDEQDDEIGL; encoded by the coding sequence aTGCCCATCCTCAAGCAGTCTCCTGTCTCCCACTCCAAGAAGCGACCCCGTCTGGATCGAGCCATGATCAGCGCTCCTTTGGGGGACTTCCGGCACACGATGCACATCGGTCGGGGTGGAGATGCTTTTGGGGACACATCTTTCCTCAGCAACCACGGGGGCCCCAAGGCCAACGGTCTGGCCTTGGACATTTCTGGGTCTCCAGAGCGCCTCTCCATTTCCGGAGCAGATTCTGGCCCATTTGAATTGCTGTCTCCCCCGGGTAGGGGGAACGGAGTCATCCAGAGCCCAGCGACCTCAACCCCTGAAGGAAGCTACGTGGTACTGCAGGGCCCAGAAATGGCGGCGCAGCAGCCACAGGCGCCCGCTAATGGAGCAGGCTGGGACCTGCACCAGAAGATCTCCTTGGAGAGCTCCACGTTGGAGTACGGCGagtcccttctttccttccagttGGATCTTGGGCCTTCTATCTTGGATGAGGTGCTGGGAGTGATGGATAGAGACTGGGACAGTATCAAGGACCTGGACCAGGTGCCAGTGAGGAACGAAAGTGCGAGCCCAGTGGGACACCACCTCCACCATGCTGTTGACGATGAGGACGACGATGAAGATGAGGACGAGGACATGGGGCAGGGATACAGCTTTGAGGATGAGCAGGATGACGAGATTGGGCTATAG